ATTTTTCCTATATGCAGCAACTGGAAGGGACATTGTTTCTGAGCTGACTGctgcaatgatttttttaaagaattactgTTGGTTTGAAAAGTTAAagtgtcactcagtcatatccaactctttgtgaccccatgactgtagcccacaaggttcctctgtccatgggattctccaggcaagaatactggagtgggttgccattcccttccccaggggatcttcctgacttgccACACATTTTAGAGGACTCTTTCTGCGAACCAATTTTATGTGCTAGGTATTGAGGAATTACAACATAAAGATGAGTTTCTGGCCTCATGAAGCTTACCAACTACTTAATAAAAGAGGGATAGATACACCATATTCACCAGGCAGTCATAATGGCCTCTTTGGAAATGCAATTCACAATTTTTATTAAGTCAAACTGAGCCTTCTTTCAATGGCATAAATTCTCCCAGGTCTGATTTTTCAAACAGTCAGTTCTAAACATCTCTAAGAAGTACAAAATCCATTCTAACAGATGCCTGCCAGCCTCTAACTGCAGCTGGCCCTGCAGCTTTGGGGACCCTCATGCCACCTGGTCACCAAGGGCAGAAACTGCAGAGCCAGCTGGCCTCCCTCTGCGGCCCCACGGCCAGTCACCAAGTCCAGGGGATGCCAGCTTCTGAAAACCCATCAtctccttctctcctcttcaCCTACCTAGTTATGACCTCATCAAGTCCTGTCAAAACTTCAATAGACAAGTTTGTCTTTCCTTTAAATAGAAATATTCTCAGTGTATGACTTGTCTCAGACAATAGAGAAtgatagaaggaaagaaagatgtcACCCATCAATTTTACCACCTAGAAATAACTACTATTAGGCTCCTTTTTTTCTAGACTCATGGAGCCTTTTTAATCCTCAAGCCAAAACTGGATCTTACTGTACCTATTCTTTTATGAAATTCTCTTTTCACTTACACAATGTGCCATGGGTATCTTTCTAGGGGTAATAACCACAGCTCATCACAGCTTGTTAAAGCAGCACAGTACTTCAGCACCTGGATTCTCCCATTAGATGGAATGCCCCTAGTTCTGGTCTGCCAGCATCGCTATGTGGAACTAACCGCCCTTCCCAACCAGCCATGCAATTCTGTTCCATTCCGATAGCCTGAACTGGTGCCAGTCCTGATCCCTTGTCTCCCCAGCTCCCCATGCCTCCAAGGATGGGCACTGGACCGAGAGGACTCTACCTGACCATGGCTCAGTTGAAAGATGGGTTGATAACCCAAGTTCCATCCATCACGGTTGCTCCATGATGAGTGGCAGCTACTTTTGGGGTCAACATCTTTCTGCTACAGTCACTGAGGGAGCAGGGCGGACATCCTGAGCCATAAATGCCATCTCTGTGTCCATGAGAGGACAGCCTGCCTGAGAATAACGCCAAGACAGAGAAATGCTAAGGCAAGATAGGTAGAGACTGACGAGAACCTCCAAGCCTGAATCCATCCAGCTCTGCCTAAAGCCAGtttcctcccatcaggaagcttccacaggcctcttatccttatccatcagagggcagaaagaacgAAAACCATAATcagagaaaactaatcaaactgatcatgtggatcacagccttatctaaatcaatgaaaccatgagtcatgcagtgtagggccacccaagtcGGATgagtcatggtggaaagttctgacaaaatgtggtccactcgagaagggaatgaaaaatcACTTaagttttcttgccttgagaaccccatgaacagtatgaaaaggcaaaaagatatgacactgaaagacgaactccccaggtcggcaggtgcccaatatgctactgaagaagaggctgagccaaagcaaaaacaacgcccagctgtggatgtgactggtgatggaagtaaagtccaatgctgtaaagaacaatattgcataggaacttggaatgttaggtccatgaatcaaggcaaattggaagtggtcaaacagaagatgccaagagtgaacatcgacattttggtattcagtgaactaaaatggaccagaatgggcaaatttaattcagaggaTCATTACATTTACTATTGTGgacaagaattccttagaagaaatggagtagacatcatagtcaacaaaagagtctgaaatgcagtacttgggtgcagtctcaaaaatgacagaatgatttctgtccgtctccatggcaaaccattcaatatcacagtaatccaagtttatgctccaaccactaatgccaaagaagctgaagttgaatggttctatgaagacctacaagaccttctagaactaacaccaaaaaaaaaaaaaaaaaatgtccttttcattataggggactggaatgcaaaagtaggaagtcaatagatacctggagtaataggcaagcttggccttggagtactaaaggaagcagggcaaaggctaacagagttttgccagaatacactggtcataacaaacacccttttccaacaacacaagagacaactctacacatggacatcaccagatggtcaataccaaaatcagactggttatatttttgcaactgaagatggagaagctctatacagtcagcaaaaacaagactgggagctgactgtcattcagatcatgaactccttactggcaaattcagacttaaattgaagaaactagggaaaaccactagaccatttaggtatgacctaaatcaaatcccttatgattatacagtggaagtgacgaatagattcaagagattagatctgacagacagaatgcctgaagaactatggacagaggtttgtaacactgtataggaggcagtgattctaaccacccccaagaaaaagaaatgcaaaaaggcaaaatggttgtctgaggaggacttacaaacaactgagaaaagaagacaagagaaaggcaaaggaaaaaacgAAAGATATTTCCagctgaaagcagagttccaaagaataggaaggagagataagaaggccttcctcagtgatcaatgcaaagaaatagaggaaaacaacagaatgggaaagtctagagatctcttcaagaaaatcagagacaccaagggtacatttcacgcaaagacaggcacaataaaggacagaaatggtatggacctaacagaagcagaagatattaagaagaggtggcaagaattcacaggagaactgcacaaaaaagatcttcatgaccgcGATAACCAAGATGGAGTGattactcatctagagccagacatcctagagcgCAAacccaagtgggccttaggaagaatcactatgaacaaagctagcgaaggttatggaattctagctgagctatttcaaattctaagagatgatgctgtgaaagtgctgcactcaatatgtcagcaaatttggaaaactcagcagtggccacaggactggaaaaggtcagttttcattccaatcccaaagaaaggcaatgacaaagaatgttcaaactactgcaaactgtactcattttacatgctagcaaagtaatgctcaaaattctccaagccaggcttcaacagtatgtgaactgagaacttccagatgttcaagctgaaattagaaaaggcagaggaaccaaagatcacattgccaacacctgctggatcacagaaaaggcaagagaattccagaaaaacttctacttcagcttcattgattatgctaaagcctttgactgtgtggatcacaacaaactgtggaaaattcttaatgagataggaataccagaccaccttacctgcctcaagagaaatctgtatgcaggtcaagaagcaacagttagaactggacatgggacaatggactggcaccaaattaggaaaggagtacatcaaggctgtatattgtcaccctgtttatttaacttatatacagagtacatcatgagaaatgccaggctgcatgaagtacaagttggaatgaagattgccaggagaaatatcaataacctcagatatacatatgacatcacccttaggcagaaagcaaagaggaactaaagagcctcttgatgaaagttaaagaggatggtgaaaaagctggcttaaaactcaacatggaaaaaactaagatcatggcacccagtcccatcacttcatggtaaatagataggcaaacaatgaaaacagtgacagacttaattttcttgggctcaaaaatcactgcagatggtgactgcagccatgaaattaaaagatgcttgctccttggaaggaaagctacgaccaacctagagagtatattaaaaagcagagatattactttgctgaccaaggtccatacagtcagagctgtggtttttccagtagtcatatacggatgggatagttggatcataaagaaagttgagcaccgaagaattgatgcttttgaacggtggtgctgaagaagaatcttgagagttccttggactgcaaggagatcaaaccagtcaatcctaaaggaaatcagtcctgaatattcattggaagcactgatgctgacgccctaatactttggccacctgatgcaaagaactgactcattggaaaagaccttgatggctAGCCACCCTGGCCGCAACCATGGTGGTGCTCAAGGGCGTCCCCACGCTCCTGTCCCCAGAGCTCCTCTTCACCCTGGCGAGAATGGGGCACAGAGATGAGATCGTTCTTGCACACATGAACTTCCCCAGCAGCTCCATGTGCAGAGGCGGCCCGGAGGAGATCCGTGCCGACAGTCTGGGCATCCCCCAGCTCTCAGAGGCAGTGCTGCAGCTGCTACCCCTGGACACCTACGTGCAGAGCCCGGCTATGGTCATGGAGCTGATGCCCAGCGACCGGAAGAGGGGCCTGCTGACCCCAGTGTGGACGAGCTACCAGTCCATCCTCTCCAGGGCTGGCTATGAGGGCTCCCTGGGGATGGTGGAGAGGTTTGCGTTTTATGAGCGGGCAAAAAAGGCTTTTGCTGTTGTGGCAACtggctctgagcaatcaagcctcgtctctggccccggattgaattcttttcctctggaggccaagaatcccagcgtctttgtgtgattcagcaacaacctttaaTCTTCGGGGCTTGTCCAGGATTTTTCAGGACAAGTGGGACTATCTGGACAAGCCAAAAGATGgccctgataatctatgtgagcctacttctgctgactccaaatatcctgagtctgccgtttgatcaagacaatgccttcctgtcttGGGCTCATTCCTATGCTGAATTCCACAACCAGTCTAACTGTTGGGTCTGTGGAgtgctcccctcttcatcagtggaaggcttcccgtggtggacatctccacttcaaggaaaagactttctccgaGTCTGTAAATATCTTCaacaacaatcgcatgtgatttTAAACTGATGGCATcttcttcttaaactgatgacatctaacaaccttaagatggactgatgtaactatggacataatgtgacttttcattttgattttaacttggttaatgactattttgccttacgtctgtaactgtataatggggttttctaaccgtctaaaagcttttaagttacaaatggttgtccaagctcctatgaatgccacagcctcctccaactattacttggggcctcgggatcagagaccctcaatatgagggttaggagaatatgttgcctcaacaatttagggactatgcccctaaacagcaggaagtagttatggaatgaaaatgatgcccctttcccttggcaacataattctcctaaaagaaaaggggggaatgagagagtcatttcctaggctggttgataagaagtctaggggtccccaaggagagaggggtctggaattctcaaggaggaagaaaggacaaacttttttccctctacattccttaggattatataacaatgatGTATCccgcttgaggacagtctctggattaaaccttctggctaatcctgttatcttaaaatgtaaattatgggagtgggtctgatgaggtctttacaacctccagacattctttggattcattggagagtatataactccattgctaacactagcaagggggtaccctttctacccccttctgatgtctatgtcagaagctttctctatctcctttatactttaataaaactttattacacacacacacacacaagaccccgatgctgggaaagactgaaggcaggaagagaaggggacgacagaggatgagatggttgggtggcgtcaccgaattgatggacatgagtttgagcaagctccgggagttggtgatggacagggaagcctggcgtgctgtagtccatgaggtcgcaaagaatcagacatgactgagtgactaaactgactgaactgaaagccagTTTCAATTCTCAGCATCACAACTGCCAGTGACAAGCACCAACAAACCCTTGAGACCAAGTCAATTTGACAGAAATTCTAAGACACCCCACCACACTTAGGATTTTTCCAATTTTTGGCTGTCTATATCAACAAATATTGAACATCACGGCACCCTGGTAATTTCTGCAGTGGATTTCCAAGTAGTCTCCATATCTCCAGCCTtgccctttcatttctttctcactgTCCCCTAACTCTGGTTCATGCTCTCTGTTGCCTGACAAGGTATTTTTTGAAACAAGTATGTGACTATGACAGTTTTCTGCTGAAAAGCTTCACTTCCTTCAGGGGGAAGCAGGGCCCAGCATCCGTATCATCTCAGGTCACCCTTCCATGGGTACCTCTGCTCCAGGATGACCTACTTGGGGCTTTTAATGCCATGTTTTCCTATCTTATTTCACGCTGGCATGTGTCTGGTATGTCTATCGCTTCTGCTTCCCTTTAAGTCTCAGCTCTCATCACCTCTCAGGTGAAGGGTTCCCTGACTCTCTAAGACTGGGGTAAGTAAGTTTCTTCTTAGATCAGGAAGAGTTAGAGTTCTTGTCACACATCACTATTTCTACTTATGGATATATACTCATTGAGGACTGAGTCATGTTTTATGTGTCTCTGACTCTCGGGGACCCAGAGCATAGTAggaattgagaaaatattttttgcatGCACGAATGATTAAGCTTGTTGATTAATGATGAATGTTTAATTACCTGATGTGACTGACTTCATAGGCAGAGCTCCATTATCAGGCAGCAGAGGCCCTGCTGCCTGAACCATTTCCAGCAGCACATTCTTTGCACACAAGCTCCCACACCAAAGCCCATTCCTCTCAAGATTCATCATTCTCGAAGGTAGCTCACCACCCTATCCTAGAACCTCGCTCAGGCCTGGTATAGTATAGgtgttcaatgaatatttattaaatagataaatgagcatatctttttttaaaatctaggtcACAAAGTGTTGGGAAGAAGGGAAACAAATCAGTCCTTTGGGCTTTTAAAAACGTCACAAGTTTCTAAATatcctcattcattcaacattcagcacatttactgagcacttactgtggaCCAGGCAACAGGTCAGGAGTTAAAGATATACCAGTGAACAGGATAAGCATGGATGAAGTTCCCCTCATTGAggagaaagaaagtaaataagTAATCAAATAATTCagtgaaatacataaaaataaacacaacttgTGTGGTGACCAGTGTTGAACTCTAGTTAATGATGTCATGCTGCAATATCTAAGGGTTAAGTGTTCttttatgcaaaaagaaaaacaaagttggatTGATGGATGGGGAGAAGATAGACATATGGATGGACAGGTCATGGAACAAATAAAGCAAACTGTTAACTGTGGAGTCCAGGCTGTGGGATTCTCTTTTACATTTCTccgcacccccctccccactttcaaaatatttcacaagTTTCATAACAAAACGGGGAAGAATATTGGCTGCATGGCATTCACAACGTTGATGCTGATTCTGATGATGACAAAACTGACATGACAGAAAAAACCCCACCAAAAAATAGTTACATCACGCAAGAagcaatctgattttaaaaactgttcatAGTGATGTGACGCTTCAAATTTCACCAAAACTgatgttttttccccaaatggtAGTGATGCTAGCCTCTTTGAGAGACAGGAGGCTGGGATATAGGCTGGGGAAACTATTACGTTCAGTTGAGTTGAAAAGGATGAGCATCTGAACTGTTGACAGAAGGCACACCAGAGTAAATTTTTCAAGTGTCAAAAAGCAATTTAGGAGGGAATGGGCCCCTTAGAAGAACATCATTCCTGAAGGCTGAGACTCAGACTGAAGGAGCTGCAAGGCTGAACCTATTATTCACTGGTCTGCACAGAAGTAAAAGGCAAGAGCCCTCCTGATCCGAGTTAAAGGCCAAAAAGGCCGTCTGAATCACAAATAGCTCCTCTGCTTGTCAGCCTCTAAAAATAAAGTCGTACGTGGAAGCAATGCATCCTTGGCTGAAGCCAGCACGTTCGTCATTTGTATGAAATGAAACTAGCTTGTTTCTGAAATTCCTGTTTTGTCAGGCAAAAGTTTTGGTCTACAAGCCACTATTCTGACTCAGCTTCAAGCTCCAAGGCCCTGGAGAAACCGCGTTAGAACGTCAGTGACAACAACCATCAGTACGACTTCAACAACTCTTGAAAACCTAACCATGTGAATAAATTCTGTGGGAAGACAAGGGAGAGTAACCTGAGGTCACTAGCTTCAAGAAGCTTCTGtactctcagattttttttttagttgaagtattgtagaattacaatgttgtgtgaatttctgctgtatagccaaGTGATTCTCATCCCATCTCAGTGaggtgaggatgagatggttggatggcatcacccacacgatggacatgagtttgagtaggctccgggagttggtgatgtacagggaagcctggcgtgctgcagtccatggagtcgtaaagagtcagacacaactgcacagctgaactgaactgagccaagtgattcagttatgtatatacatatatactctttttcatattcttttccattatggttattaagggttattacaggatattaaatatagttccctgtgctatacagtgtaATCTTAGATTTGTACATTTGTACCTTCCTTATTTTTCCCTACATTGTTGCATGAACTAAAAACAGAACAGACATTATCATTGAATTTAATTAAATCAGTAAGTATTTtctgaatgcctactatgtgccagagagCCTTCAAAGTGTTGGAGTCTCAGcgatgaacaaaacagacaaaactccTACTGACACTATCCTCAGAATCcggcagaggaaaagagaaaaataacaaaagtctGTGAATATGCAGTTTATATTTATACCAATTTATACCAGGCAGTATAAACGCTTcatggtaaagcaattatagaggaaaagaaagcaggGAAGGGGTGTAAGAAGTTGCAGAGAAAAGAGTTGCATTTTAAAAAGGGGAAGGGGGTTGGGATTAGTCTCACTGAAGTGACATTTGAGTCACAGGCCCAATTTAAGGGAACAATGTTAGGAAGATGGAACCATCAATACAAAGGTCCTAGAGTAGGAGTGTGTCTGGCCCATCTAAAAAAACAATAAGGATGCTCGAGAGAGGTGAGTAAGAGAACATGGAGGAAGCGATGAGGCCAGGGGAGTAGCGGGGCCAGACCCCTTCAGGCCTTGCGGCTACTGGGGTGACTCATCTCCCCCTCCAGTGACATCTTAACGAACCCATTCTGTGGTTGTGTCTATCTGTTCTTTATTCACTAATTCAACACACATTTACCACCTATGAGGTTGCTTCAGATACAGAAGACAGCAGTGACGATGTTCGTGGAGACCAGAAGGTGCAATCCGGGCTGGCACACGGGAGCTGGGAGGACATGGGGCAGGAGTGTGTGGCTCAGGGCGGGAAGGCTTTCCGGAGGACAGCACCTCCCTGGAGGGTGTGCAGGGTGAAGGGGAGGCACAGGGCTTCCAGACAAAGGAACAGCACACGCAATGGCCTGGTGTCGTCCTGGGGGACACCTAAAAGCCGAGCAGAGGCAGGACGCCATCAGAGAGGCCAGCAGGGCTGAGGCAGTATAGCAAAAGGAAAGGGTCGGAGGTGAAACCGGGAGGCCTTGATGCCTCCAGAACCCCTCCAGTCTGCTCCTCACTCAACTATCACAGCTTCCAAATTTCCACACGTGCCAAGAAACACTGAACATCCCCCAGCCTGGACTACATGACGTGAGCAGCCAGAAGGCAAATTCTCAAAAATtacttaagtaaaaaataaactaatgcaAACAAGACTTTGCCTCAAGAACTGGAAATATCCTAGGACAGTGATATGAACAGTGAGGTTGCTGAACAGACTAATAAATGTTACTGAAACTTTTCAATGACAGGAGGTAAATACACACCTGAGACGCAATTTGCCTGAAACCAGGCATGAGGACTCTGGTAAT
This DNA window, taken from Cervus elaphus chromosome 33, mCerEla1.1, whole genome shotgun sequence, encodes the following:
- the LOC122688249 gene encoding fucose mutarotase-like, encoding MVVLKGVPTLLSPELLFTLARMGHRDEIVLAHMNFPSSSMCRGGPEEIRADSLGIPQLSEAVLQLLPLDTYVQSPAMVMELMPSDRKRGLLTPVWTSYQSILSRAGYEGSLGMVERFAFYERAKKAFAVVATGSEQSSLEWFPAPPPPLLQVMRTATVTQRAGDGRFCGNNCVRLDLDPLSCGKGRTLSEGCSQVLCGQDLEVGWGGEALLFSYKFSNLRHILNKIKVPNCFVSLLPPFKTASAMRMFSINLFTDGFCHH